In one window of Thalassotalea agarivorans DNA:
- a CDS encoding trimeric intracellular cation channel family protein — MIYFSSFIYWLDLFGTAVFALSGALMAGRYKLDPFGVVVLAAVTAVGGGTIRDVILDTPVFWVQSPIYLLVILATALCVIVIIRQPRLIPKRFLLVSDALGLALFAVIGAQKALLLGAPPAVAIVMGTITGVAGGMIRDVLCNVIPLILRQEIYATIAIFAGGLFVGLRSLEVSVEIATIITIVLAFSLRLWAIYRKVSLPAFDIDDQQ, encoded by the coding sequence GTGATATATTTTTCCTCATTTATTTATTGGTTAGATCTTTTCGGTACAGCCGTATTTGCGTTGTCTGGCGCATTAATGGCAGGCAGATATAAGCTTGATCCTTTTGGTGTTGTCGTATTAGCTGCGGTTACCGCGGTTGGAGGCGGCACGATAAGGGATGTCATACTAGATACACCTGTTTTTTGGGTACAATCACCGATTTATTTACTCGTTATTTTAGCAACCGCGCTGTGTGTGATTGTTATTATTCGCCAACCTAGGCTTATCCCAAAACGATTTTTACTGGTTTCAGATGCCTTAGGACTGGCACTGTTTGCCGTTATTGGCGCGCAAAAAGCGCTACTATTAGGTGCACCGCCAGCAGTAGCAATTGTTATGGGGACAATTACAGGCGTCGCTGGCGGCATGATACGAGATGTGCTGTGCAACGTTATTCCGCTCATATTACGACAAGAAATATATGCCACCATCGCAATTTTTGCCGGTGGGTTGTTTGTCGGCCTAAGAAGCCTAGAAGTAAGTGTTGAAATAGCGACAATTATCACCATTGTGCTAGCGTTTAGTTTGCGCCTTTGGGCAATTTATCGAAAAGTATCTTTACCTGCATTTGATATCGATGATCAACAATAG
- a CDS encoding alpha/beta hydrolase family protein: MTVITEKNIIEYVKDANKDEKLIARVFAPKDNISSVVVIASAMGASQSTYKALAQWLCESLNCAVVTFDYRGMYKSSAGSLKHNKLNITDWATKDCQAVIDFCVQVFGEKDMTWIGHSLGGQVFGLIPNNHHVKKLITIAAGTGYWRHQALKVRPKMLWFWFAIQPMFTLFAGYFPGKRFNIVGDLPRNVIWQWRRWCMRADYLLDGNDETTSLYQKLSHPIDVLYFSDDELISEKNVKQLHQFYQGASKTFHLIEPSKHQLNKIGHFGYFKAANSQTLWQQTLADLFSQDTKRRAQHG, from the coding sequence ATGACAGTTATTACAGAAAAAAATATCATCGAATACGTAAAAGACGCGAATAAAGACGAAAAGCTGATCGCGCGCGTATTCGCGCCCAAAGACAACATATCAAGCGTTGTTGTTATAGCGTCGGCGATGGGTGCGTCTCAAAGTACCTACAAAGCATTAGCTCAGTGGCTATGCGAGAGCTTAAATTGTGCGGTGGTCACCTTTGATTACAGAGGTATGTACAAATCAAGCGCAGGTTCTCTTAAGCACAATAAGTTAAACATAACGGATTGGGCGACAAAGGATTGCCAAGCGGTTATCGATTTTTGCGTTCAAGTTTTCGGTGAAAAAGACATGACTTGGATAGGTCATAGCTTAGGTGGACAAGTGTTTGGACTAATCCCCAACAATCATCATGTCAAAAAGCTTATCACTATCGCCGCGGGCACGGGCTATTGGCGACACCAAGCGTTAAAGGTTCGACCCAAAATGTTGTGGTTTTGGTTTGCTATACAGCCGATGTTTACCTTGTTCGCAGGTTATTTTCCCGGTAAGCGATTTAATATCGTTGGTGACTTACCAAGGAATGTCATATGGCAGTGGCGCAGGTGGTGTATGCGAGCAGACTATCTGCTAGATGGCAATGACGAGACAACATCGTTATATCAAAAGCTATCACACCCTATCGATGTATTATATTTCAGTGATGACGAGCTGATATCAGAAAAAAATGTGAAACAACTTCATCAATTTTACCAAGGGGCCAGCAAAACGTTCCATCTAATTGAACCGAGTAAACATCAGCTTAATAAAATAGGTCATTTTGGTTATTTTAAGGCCGCGAATAGTCAAACGCTGTGGCAGCAAACGCTTGCCGATCTTTTTTCTCAAGATACGAAAAGAAGAGCCCAGCATGGATAA
- a CDS encoding lipid A deacylase LpxR family protein: MDKTWLTFAALSCFSSSAIADFWQVRWENDIIIGVDGNYTNGFSYSWGYQDDALTLPKDLPLLTLHQWLSPTLDDEQIQWGFNVSQQIWTPEDIAIEAPQPNQRPYAGHLKLDSFFHRHNQQTSLKTWLAIGKVGEESLAKSVQSLVHALTGSSQPKGWQYQIKSQFTLDAAFEYEARLFGTDNWDQSVFSQVSVGNFRSEANVGFRLRYGHSIGASFGQLSTRFGQGENWQALPHLNWQLYLQGQVGYRFNDITIEGELPYVSNVTIQHQQWALSTGVIVPIFNHQLTWSMNAYSPSYDSAKDNVLMYASLKYGGTF, translated from the coding sequence ATGGATAAAACTTGGCTCACTTTTGCAGCACTTAGTTGTTTCTCTAGCTCAGCAATAGCTGATTTTTGGCAAGTACGTTGGGAGAACGACATTATCATTGGTGTTGATGGTAATTACACTAATGGCTTTAGCTATAGCTGGGGCTATCAAGATGACGCGTTAACCCTACCAAAAGACCTACCCCTGCTAACGCTACATCAATGGCTTTCACCGACACTTGATGACGAGCAGATACAGTGGGGTTTCAATGTTTCTCAACAAATTTGGACGCCAGAAGATATTGCAATAGAAGCGCCGCAACCCAATCAACGCCCCTATGCTGGACACCTAAAATTAGATAGTTTTTTTCACAGACATAATCAACAGACTAGCCTTAAGACCTGGTTAGCGATAGGTAAAGTAGGCGAAGAGTCTTTGGCTAAATCCGTTCAAAGCCTTGTGCATGCATTGACAGGTTCAAGCCAACCAAAGGGCTGGCAGTATCAAATCAAAAGCCAATTTACTTTAGATGCAGCCTTTGAGTATGAAGCACGATTATTTGGCACAGACAATTGGGATCAGAGTGTTTTTTCGCAAGTATCAGTAGGTAATTTTCGCAGTGAAGCTAATGTCGGATTTAGACTCAGGTATGGGCACTCAATTGGCGCGTCTTTTGGACAATTATCAACACGTTTTGGTCAAGGCGAGAACTGGCAAGCATTACCTCATTTAAATTGGCAATTATACTTGCAGGGGCAAGTTGGCTATCGCTTTAATGATATTACCATAGAAGGTGAATTGCCGTATGTGTCGAATGTAACGATACAACACCAGCAATGGGCACTCAGTACAGGCGTTATAGTGCCTATTTTTAACCACCAGTTAACCTGGTCAATGAATGCCTATTCACCCTCTTATGACTCAGCAAAAGACAACGTTTTAATGTACGCCTCATTAAAATATGGTGGAACCTTTTAA
- the lpdA gene encoding dihydrolipoyl dehydrogenase, with amino-acid sequence MSNDIKTQVVVLGSGPGGYSAAYRAADLGLDVVLIEKYSNLGGVCLNVGCIPSKALLHVAKVLDDAKDMASHGVSFGEPQIDIDKIREWKDSVVGKLTGGVAGMAKQRKVTVVNGYGKFTGPNTIAVEGADGATTVNFDNAIIAAGSSVVNLPFIPEDDRIIDSTGALELKDVPGEMLVLGGGIIGLEMGTVYSSLGANVSVVEFADQLVPAADADVVKIYTKHNKPRFKEIMLSTKVVAVDAKKDGLYVSFEGKNAPAEPVRYDKILVAVGRKPNGLLIDADKAGVNVDERGFINVSNEMRTNVPHIFAIGDVVGQPMLAHKAVHEAHVAAEVISGKKHIFDPRAIPSIAYTDPEIAWVGVTEREAKEQGLNYEVANFPWAASGRAIASARMEGKTKLIFDKDTGRTLGGAIVGINAGEMLGEIGLAVEMGADAEDIALTIHAHPTLNESIGLAAEVFEGSITDLPNAKAVKKKK; translated from the coding sequence ATGAGTAACGATATTAAAACTCAAGTGGTAGTCCTAGGCTCTGGCCCTGGCGGATACTCAGCTGCATATCGCGCAGCAGATTTAGGGTTAGACGTTGTACTAATTGAAAAGTACTCAAACTTAGGTGGCGTGTGTCTAAATGTTGGTTGTATTCCTTCAAAAGCACTTTTGCACGTTGCTAAGGTACTTGATGATGCAAAAGATATGGCATCACACGGTGTATCTTTTGGTGAACCACAAATTGATATCGATAAAATTCGCGAGTGGAAAGACAGTGTTGTAGGTAAGCTAACTGGCGGCGTCGCTGGTATGGCGAAACAACGTAAAGTAACTGTAGTAAACGGTTACGGTAAATTTACTGGTCCAAATACTATCGCTGTAGAAGGTGCTGATGGTGCAACAACCGTTAATTTCGACAATGCAATTATCGCTGCAGGCTCTTCTGTTGTTAACCTACCATTCATTCCAGAAGACGATCGCATTATAGACTCAACTGGCGCGCTTGAATTAAAAGATGTACCGGGTGAAATGCTTGTACTAGGCGGTGGTATCATCGGTTTAGAAATGGGTACAGTTTATAGCTCATTAGGTGCCAACGTGTCTGTTGTAGAATTTGCAGATCAGTTAGTTCCAGCTGCAGATGCTGACGTTGTAAAAATTTACACTAAGCACAACAAGCCTCGTTTCAAAGAGATCATGTTATCAACTAAAGTTGTTGCTGTAGACGCTAAGAAAGACGGTTTATACGTTTCTTTTGAAGGTAAAAACGCACCAGCAGAACCTGTCCGTTATGACAAAATCCTTGTAGCTGTTGGTCGTAAGCCGAACGGTTTATTAATCGATGCTGACAAAGCAGGCGTAAACGTTGATGAGCGTGGATTCATCAATGTATCAAATGAAATGCGTACAAACGTACCACACATTTTTGCTATTGGTGATGTTGTAGGACAACCTATGTTAGCGCACAAAGCAGTACATGAAGCTCATGTTGCTGCAGAAGTTATTTCTGGCAAGAAACATATCTTTGACCCGCGCGCTATTCCTTCAATTGCATACACAGATCCAGAGATTGCATGGGTAGGTGTTACTGAGCGCGAAGCGAAAGAGCAAGGCTTAAACTATGAAGTAGCTAACTTCCCTTGGGCTGCATCAGGACGTGCAATTGCTTCTGCACGTATGGAAGGTAAAACTAAGCTTATATTCGACAAAGATACTGGCCGCACTTTAGGTGGCGCAATTGTTGGTATCAATGCCGGTGAAATGCTTGGTGAGATTGGCTTAGCGGTTGAAATGGGAGCTGATGCCGAAGATATCGCATTAACTATCCATGCTCATCCAACATTGAACGAGTCAATTGGATTAGCCGCTGAAGTATTTGAAGGTTCAATTACTGACCTACCAAATGCAAAAGCTGTTAAAAAGAAAAAATAA
- the ampD gene encoding 1,6-anhydro-N-acetylmuramyl-L-alanine amidase AmpD: MDISDGWLTNITVCPSQHYDKRPACPISLLVIHNISLPPKQFGGSYIEQFFTGALNPLEHPYFAEISSMRVSAHCLIKRTGEIVQFVSFNDRAWHAGVSNYQGREKCNDFSIGIELEGADDIPYEQAQYQSLSQITQLLIQHYDIKDNIVGHQDIAPGRKTDPGEAFDWSYYYSLLK; this comes from the coding sequence ATGGATATTTCTGATGGTTGGCTGACAAATATTACGGTTTGCCCATCTCAACACTATGATAAGCGGCCAGCGTGCCCAATTTCATTACTCGTCATTCATAATATTTCATTACCACCGAAGCAATTTGGTGGATCATACATTGAACAGTTTTTTACGGGAGCATTAAACCCGTTAGAGCATCCTTATTTTGCTGAAATTTCATCAATGCGAGTATCTGCACACTGCTTGATTAAGCGCACCGGCGAGATTGTACAGTTTGTAAGTTTTAATGACAGAGCGTGGCATGCAGGAGTTTCAAACTATCAAGGCAGAGAAAAATGTAATGATTTTTCCATTGGTATAGAACTAGAGGGAGCTGATGATATTCCTTATGAACAGGCGCAATATCAATCGCTATCCCAAATTACACAATTGTTAATTCAACACTACGATATAAAAGATAATATTGTTGGGCATCAAGATATCGCTCCGGGGAGGAAGACCGACCCAGGAGAAGCATTTGACTGGTCTTATTACTATTCATTATTGAAATAA
- the rraB gene encoding ribonuclease E inhibitor RraB codes for MEHPEFAELAEYTQSLVNELLEDGSNEEKDHTIEHHFSSPNFDTLEKAAIVAFKQGFDVEEPEEAELENGAKIFAFDIITEQPLDEELLLDEVKKMLELASQTGVDYDGWGTYFEE; via the coding sequence ATGGAACATCCAGAGTTTGCTGAGTTAGCTGAATATACGCAATCGCTTGTCAATGAATTGCTTGAAGATGGCTCAAATGAGGAAAAAGACCACACTATTGAACACCATTTTTCTTCGCCTAATTTTGATACGTTAGAGAAAGCGGCCATTGTTGCTTTCAAACAAGGCTTTGACGTAGAAGAGCCTGAAGAAGCTGAATTAGAGAATGGCGCCAAAATTTTTGCATTTGACATCATAACCGAGCAACCTCTTGATGAAGAGCTGTTGCTTGATGAAGTTAAAAAAATGCTGGAACTAGCCTCACAAACCGGCGTCGACTATGACGGCTGGGGAACTTACTTCGAAGAATAA
- a CDS encoding aldo/keto reductase — protein sequence MQKITLGQSTLQSSRFVYGCMRLVGENTSSDREKGKRAIAAALDAGYNHFDHADIYGGGECESLFGEVLKSQPSMRDNIILTSKAGIRRDNDTFAGAPKRYDFDKDYIVSSVEASLKRLNTEQLDLFLLHRPDFLMDADEVAEAFSSLRDAGKVKHFGVSNFSVSQFKLLESRLDSPLITNQIEINIHNIDSFNNGMLDMCQQNKITPMAWCPLAAVAYSPWGNTFTPEDEMRVETEYALQAEKYQCEAWHIAMAWLLKHPANICPIVGSTNEQRIASAARALELEYSKEDWYRLLEARNGVAVP from the coding sequence ATGCAAAAAATTACACTTGGTCAGTCTACACTGCAATCATCACGGTTTGTATATGGTTGTATGCGACTAGTCGGCGAAAACACCAGTAGTGACAGAGAGAAAGGCAAACGAGCGATTGCCGCTGCCTTAGATGCAGGATACAACCACTTTGATCATGCCGATATATATGGAGGTGGTGAATGCGAAAGCCTTTTTGGTGAAGTATTAAAGTCGCAGCCATCGATGCGTGACAATATTATTCTCACCTCTAAAGCAGGTATTCGTCGAGACAATGATACGTTTGCTGGCGCGCCAAAGCGTTATGATTTTGACAAGGATTACATCGTTTCATCGGTAGAAGCTTCTCTGAAGCGCTTAAATACCGAACAATTAGATTTGTTTTTGTTGCATCGCCCGGACTTTTTGATGGATGCTGACGAAGTTGCTGAGGCATTTAGCAGCTTACGTGATGCTGGCAAGGTTAAACATTTTGGTGTCAGTAATTTTAGCGTGTCACAGTTTAAATTGCTGGAAAGCCGTTTAGACTCACCGCTAATAACCAACCAGATTGAAATCAACATTCATAATATCGATAGTTTTAATAATGGTATGTTGGACATGTGCCAGCAGAACAAGATAACGCCTATGGCTTGGTGTCCTTTAGCTGCGGTTGCTTATTCTCCTTGGGGCAATACCTTTACACCAGAAGATGAAATGCGCGTTGAAACAGAATACGCATTGCAAGCCGAAAAGTATCAATGTGAAGCTTGGCACATTGCCATGGCTTGGTTGTTAAAACACCCGGCTAATATATGCCCAATTGTCGGTTCAACTAACGAGCAAAGAATTGCATCTGCGGCGCGTGCTTTGGAACTAGAGTACAGCAAGGAAGATTGGTATCGCTTACTAGAAGCTCGAAACGGTGTAGCAGTTCCTTAA
- a CDS encoding 1-acylglycerol-3-phosphate O-acyltransferase, giving the protein MLAAIRLVILAVAIVIVSIVAVLYCLIRPFHRNNVFVAAHMMGSLARIVGVKIEVRVPDEIRRGGPFVFIANHQNSYDIFTVANSVLPGTVSIGKKSLKWIPFFGQMYWLSGNILIDRKNTDKAMGTITTAAKKIRENKLSVWLFPEGTRSYGRGLLPFKTGAFRTAIQAGVPIVPVCIGNLSHIKLNRWNNGRAIIEYMQPIDIAEMNKGEIRKFTDETRQLMLDKICELSEEAGHPMKDQQLLKR; this is encoded by the coding sequence GTGTTAGCTGCAATTCGATTAGTTATTCTGGCCGTTGCAATTGTTATTGTTTCAATTGTTGCTGTCCTATACTGTTTGATCAGACCATTTCACCGCAACAATGTTTTTGTTGCAGCACATATGATGGGGTCTTTAGCTCGCATTGTAGGTGTTAAAATTGAAGTTCGCGTGCCGGATGAAATCCGTCGAGGTGGTCCATTCGTTTTTATCGCAAACCACCAAAACAGCTATGATATTTTTACAGTCGCTAACTCGGTATTGCCGGGTACCGTGAGTATTGGTAAGAAAAGTTTAAAATGGATACCATTCTTCGGCCAGATGTACTGGTTGTCGGGTAACATATTGATAGACCGTAAAAATACCGATAAAGCAATGGGTACAATTACTACTGCAGCTAAAAAGATCAGAGAAAACAAACTGTCTGTATGGCTTTTCCCGGAAGGCACGCGCAGTTATGGTCGAGGTCTACTCCCTTTTAAAACGGGTGCCTTTAGAACGGCGATTCAAGCAGGGGTACCAATAGTCCCTGTATGTATTGGCAACCTAAGTCATATCAAACTTAATCGCTGGAATAATGGCCGCGCAATCATTGAGTATATGCAACCAATTGACATTGCCGAGATGAACAAAGGTGAGATTAGAAAATTCACAGACGAGACAAGGCAGTTGATGCTTGATAAAATCTGCGAATTGAGTGAAGAGGCTGGTCACCCAATGAAAGACCAGCAACTATTAAAGAGATAA
- a CDS encoding type II secretion system protein: MKNIRAFTTIELLVAVVIIGLLASVALPKFINIKDDANDIVLRNMLTSVKSTSALVAKKALISNLTTGNLRLNGNNVRVRGGYIAGHWNRAWRYAIDLGEEFRQDRANSVCEEDRFCGAGNRRNAPGLPSDVNPSRIRGVVAIWPQGYRLRDRCYVYYFNAEDGSAPKTGIVDSGC, encoded by the coding sequence GTGAAAAATATCAGAGCTTTTACCACAATAGAATTATTGGTGGCGGTTGTCATTATTGGTCTGCTGGCGAGTGTAGCACTACCTAAATTCATCAATATTAAAGATGATGCAAATGACATTGTGTTGCGCAACATGTTAACTTCAGTAAAAAGTACTTCTGCACTCGTTGCCAAAAAAGCATTAATAAGTAATCTCACGACCGGTAACTTGAGGCTTAATGGCAATAATGTGCGTGTGCGCGGCGGTTATATAGCAGGCCATTGGAATCGCGCGTGGCGATATGCCATCGATCTGGGAGAGGAGTTTCGCCAAGATCGTGCTAACAGTGTCTGTGAAGAAGATCGCTTTTGTGGCGCTGGTAACCGCAGAAACGCCCCAGGATTGCCCAGTGATGTAAACCCAAGCCGTATACGCGGTGTCGTTGCTATTTGGCCTCAAGGTTACCGTTTAAGAGATAGATGTTACGTTTATTATTTCAATGCGGAAGATGGCAGTGCGCCCAAAACCGGTATTGTCGACAGCGGTTGTTGA
- a CDS encoding rhodanese-like domain-containing protein yields MTRFLVIFSLFVSTLVLAQTPVVSQQELLDLQQQHILLLDVRSEQEYAEQHIPKAINIDYETLPNRINEISEYKDLPVIVYCRSGRRAAIAEKALQDAGFTDVRHLSGDMLEWNKQKRPTTSLLH; encoded by the coding sequence ATGACAAGATTTTTAGTAATTTTTTCGCTTTTTGTAAGCACCTTGGTATTGGCGCAAACACCTGTAGTTTCGCAACAAGAGTTACTTGATTTGCAACAGCAACACATCTTGCTGTTAGATGTCAGATCTGAACAGGAATATGCAGAGCAACATATTCCAAAGGCAATCAATATCGATTATGAAACCCTGCCCAATCGCATAAACGAAATATCGGAATACAAAGACTTACCTGTTATTGTTTACTGCCGCTCTGGCCGCCGTGCTGCAATAGCTGAAAAGGCCTTGCAAGATGCTGGCTTTACTGATGTTAGACATCTTTCCGGCGACATGCTTGAATGGAACAAACAAAAACGTCCAACGACGAGTTTATTACATTAA
- a CDS encoding retropepsin-like aspartic protease family protein — translation MENQSNDGFGQFFVWGAWILAFVFFIYLFQGLLDDQANPNQSPESYVGASGGVEVVLTRNKQGHYVSGGTINGKPVTFLLDTGATNVSIPAHIARDMYLPDLGQGIAQTANGSVQIMLTSLESVTLGDLKWHDVRASVNPGMKQDEILLGMSVLKRVEFTQQGNQLILREIR, via the coding sequence ATGGAAAATCAATCTAATGATGGCTTCGGCCAGTTCTTCGTTTGGGGCGCATGGATACTTGCGTTCGTCTTTTTTATTTATCTGTTTCAAGGGTTACTTGACGACCAAGCAAATCCTAATCAATCCCCTGAATCGTATGTAGGCGCAAGCGGCGGCGTAGAAGTTGTACTGACGCGTAATAAACAGGGACATTATGTCAGCGGCGGCACTATAAACGGAAAGCCCGTTACCTTTTTGCTCGACACTGGTGCTACAAATGTATCTATCCCTGCACATATTGCACGAGACATGTATTTGCCTGACCTTGGTCAAGGCATTGCGCAAACCGCCAATGGTAGCGTTCAAATTATGCTAACCTCGCTTGAAAGCGTCACCTTAGGCGATCTTAAATGGCATGATGTCAGAGCAAGCGTCAACCCAGGTATGAAACAAGACGAAATACTATTAGGCATGAGCGTATTAAAAAGAGTAGAATTCACCCAGCAAGGTAATCAACTCATCCTAAGAGAAATTCGTTAA
- the ampE gene encoding regulatory signaling modulator protein AmpE, with amino-acid sequence MSLISLLIAIAAERHLSQRWHFSSFYRLYLRTINKLGFSSPWANQSALALFILAPVALLALALYVLDNTVLDLLLSTLVLIVCFGCFTTRESYKQYLLSAFRGDLTAAELHHQELQKNKNEEETSFGHLLVWLNYRYYLAIMIFYVVFGAAGALFYRLLVTVSEGQTTAQYEDNQDAPTWAKRWLFYVDWLPARMVAFSYMLVGHFSKALTEFLEGFFAFTRQPKTILVNVAEKAEDFMLDPEDCTAEPCILVKLAKRAVLLWLTIVAVLILSGLLA; translated from the coding sequence ATGAGCCTGATCAGTCTGTTAATTGCTATCGCTGCCGAACGTCATCTTTCTCAAAGGTGGCACTTTTCTTCGTTTTACCGCTTGTATTTACGCACCATCAATAAGCTGGGATTTTCTTCGCCGTGGGCAAATCAGTCGGCGCTAGCTTTGTTTATTCTTGCGCCTGTAGCCTTGCTTGCGCTGGCGTTATACGTGCTCGACAATACTGTGTTGGACCTGTTGCTGTCTACACTGGTACTCATTGTATGTTTTGGCTGTTTCACTACGCGCGAAAGTTATAAACAATATTTATTGTCTGCTTTTCGCGGTGACTTGACCGCAGCCGAGCTACACCATCAAGAACTTCAAAAAAATAAAAACGAAGAAGAAACCTCATTTGGTCATTTGCTTGTTTGGTTGAACTACCGCTACTACTTAGCAATTATGATCTTTTATGTCGTCTTTGGTGCAGCAGGCGCATTGTTTTATCGTTTGCTAGTGACCGTCAGTGAAGGGCAAACCACAGCTCAATATGAAGACAATCAAGACGCACCAACTTGGGCAAAACGCTGGCTGTTTTATGTGGACTGGTTACCAGCACGCATGGTTGCTTTTAGTTATATGTTGGTTGGTCATTTCTCGAAGGCATTAACAGAGTTTTTAGAAGGCTTCTTTGCATTTACCCGTCAGCCAAAAACTATTTTGGTGAATGTCGCTGAAAAGGCCGAAGACTTTATGTTAGATCCAGAAGACTGCACCGCTGAGCCATGTATCTTAGTGAAGTTGGCTAAACGAGCCGTATTGCTGTGGTTGACGATAGTCGCTGTGTTAATTTTAAGTGGTTTATTAGCTTAA
- a CDS encoding prepilin-type N-terminal cleavage/methylation domain-containing protein, whose protein sequence is MKYQNAPTKGFTLIELIVVIVVLGVLAVVALPKFINIQDDARDAVNKQVVAALKGTSALVAKKALIANIVDGEIEIGDEDIDVEGGYIAGHWNNAWRYALNVGQEISFTRTNQECTINELCGVGNQRNAPGLPFSTGGQRGLVLIWAKGTRLSDRCYSYYFNAGDGSAPLIGSVNEGC, encoded by the coding sequence ATGAAGTATCAAAATGCCCCCACAAAAGGATTCACGTTAATAGAGCTAATCGTCGTCATTGTCGTATTAGGTGTATTGGCGGTAGTTGCCTTACCTAAATTCATAAATATTCAAGATGACGCTCGCGATGCTGTTAACAAGCAGGTGGTTGCCGCACTTAAAGGCACGTCAGCTTTAGTCGCCAAAAAAGCGTTAATCGCTAATATTGTCGATGGTGAAATCGAAATTGGCGATGAGGATATTGATGTCGAAGGTGGCTACATTGCTGGGCATTGGAACAATGCTTGGCGTTATGCGCTTAATGTTGGACAAGAAATTTCTTTTACTCGAACAAATCAAGAATGCACCATTAATGAATTATGTGGCGTGGGTAATCAACGTAATGCACCTGGGCTTCCTTTCAGCACGGGTGGTCAACGAGGGCTCGTTTTGATATGGGCAAAAGGTACCCGCCTCAGTGACCGCTGTTATTCCTATTACTTCAATGCCGGCGACGGCAGCGCACCGCTTATTGGGTCTGTAAACGAAGGTTGTTAA
- the mtnN gene encoding 5'-methylthioadenosine/S-adenosylhomocysteine nucleosidase codes for MKAGIIGAMEPEVAILKSKLSNVQTTTHAGFTFYQGEIDGSEVVLVQSGIGKVAAALATALLIDKYSPDYVVNTGSAGGFDPSLKVGDIVVSSEVRYHDVNVTAFGYEIGQLPGNPPAYIPHSKLVDAAKAGIAELNDINTLVGLITTGDTFMTADEDIAKARKNFPTMAAVEMEGAAIAHTCHQFNVPFVVIRSMSDIAGKESPTSFEAYLETASVNSSQLVINMLNQLASTTLN; via the coding sequence ATGAAAGCTGGAATTATTGGCGCGATGGAGCCAGAAGTCGCCATTTTAAAATCTAAACTGTCTAACGTTCAAACAACCACTCACGCTGGTTTTACTTTTTATCAAGGTGAAATTGATGGTAGCGAGGTTGTGCTCGTACAATCAGGTATCGGCAAAGTAGCGGCAGCGCTTGCAACCGCCCTACTGATAGACAAGTATTCACCTGATTATGTCGTCAATACTGGCTCTGCCGGTGGCTTCGATCCAAGCCTCAAAGTAGGTGATATTGTCGTTAGTAGTGAAGTTAGATACCACGATGTTAATGTGACTGCCTTTGGCTATGAAATAGGACAGTTACCCGGCAATCCTCCCGCTTATATTCCTCATTCAAAGCTTGTTGATGCGGCGAAAGCTGGCATCGCAGAGCTCAATGATATCAATACCTTAGTTGGTCTTATTACCACTGGCGACACCTTTATGACAGCCGATGAGGATATTGCAAAAGCTCGCAAAAACTTCCCTACTATGGCTGCTGTAGAAATGGAAGGGGCAGCCATTGCACATACATGTCACCAATTCAATGTGCCGTTTGTAGTGATTCGCTCAATGTCTGATATTGCTGGTAAAGAATCGCCAACCTCTTTTGAAGCATACCTAGAGACAGCGTCAGTAAATAGTTCACAATTAGTGATCAACATGTTAAATCAATTGGCATCGACTACACTAAACTAA